A genomic window from Mycobacteriales bacterium includes:
- the aroA gene encoding 3-phosphoshikimate 1-carboxyvinyltransferase, with the protein MSKTPWRAPTVDGAVNAAVRVPGSKSMTNRALVLSALSEGQSVIRHPLRSRDTSLMIEALRSLGVSIDDSDDLRWRVERQRFTRSAAKIDVGNAGTVLRFVPPVAALANAPVEFDGDEAVRRRPVAPLLSALRSLGVTVDDGDRGGAPFTVHGAGAVAGGRVAVDASSSSQLVSALMLAGPAYGAGIEIRHVGGLPVPNAPHLAMTVAMLGARGAAVDVGDDLWRVAPGPLAGIEQTIEPDLSSAAPFLAAAVVTGGRMAIPDWPQHSTQPGALLPDLLAAFGAISRFDERGLVVVGPERMKGADLDLRQAGELTPVIAAVAALADTPSHLTGVEYLRGHETDRLAALTAELKALGTDVEELSDGLSINPTRMHGGTFATYDDHRLAMAAAVIGLVVPDVELDDVATTAKTFPGFERVWTEAVTKTTVGSPGAGGAGAGS; encoded by the coding sequence GTGAGCAAGACGCCGTGGCGAGCGCCCACCGTTGACGGTGCGGTGAACGCTGCCGTTCGCGTACCTGGCTCGAAGTCGATGACCAACCGGGCCTTGGTGCTGTCGGCGCTGTCAGAGGGCCAGAGCGTGATCAGGCACCCACTGCGCAGCCGCGACACCTCGCTCATGATCGAGGCGTTGCGATCGCTCGGAGTCTCGATCGACGACTCGGACGATCTGCGGTGGCGCGTCGAGCGTCAACGGTTCACCCGCTCGGCCGCGAAGATCGACGTCGGCAACGCGGGGACGGTGCTGCGGTTCGTCCCGCCGGTCGCGGCGCTGGCGAACGCACCGGTCGAGTTCGACGGCGACGAGGCGGTACGCCGCAGACCGGTCGCGCCACTGTTGAGCGCATTGCGCAGTCTCGGCGTGACGGTCGATGACGGCGATCGGGGAGGCGCGCCGTTCACCGTCCACGGCGCCGGTGCGGTGGCCGGCGGTCGGGTCGCCGTCGACGCGTCGTCGTCGAGCCAGCTGGTCAGCGCACTGATGCTGGCGGGACCGGCGTACGGCGCCGGGATCGAGATTCGCCATGTCGGCGGCCTTCCGGTCCCCAACGCTCCGCACCTGGCGATGACGGTCGCGATGCTCGGGGCGCGCGGCGCCGCCGTCGACGTGGGCGACGACCTGTGGCGGGTCGCGCCCGGGCCGCTTGCCGGGATCGAGCAGACCATCGAGCCGGACCTGTCGAGCGCAGCCCCGTTTCTGGCGGCCGCCGTCGTGACCGGCGGGCGGATGGCCATCCCCGACTGGCCCCAGCACTCGACGCAACCGGGTGCGTTGCTGCCCGACCTGCTCGCCGCCTTCGGCGCGATCTCGCGCTTCGACGAGCGCGGCCTGGTGGTGGTCGGACCGGAGCGGATGAAGGGCGCCGACCTGGACCTTCGACAGGCCGGCGAGCTCACCCCGGTGATTGCCGCGGTCGCCGCCCTCGCCGACACCCCGTCTCACCTCACCGGTGTCGAGTACCTCAGGGGACACGAGACGGACCGGCTCGCCGCGCTGACCGCCGAGCTGAAGGCACTCGGCACGGATGTCGAGGAGCTCAGTGACGGGCTGTCCATCAACCCCACCCGGATGCACGGCGGAACGTTCGCGACGTACGACGACCACCGCCTCGCCATGGCGGCGGCGGTCATCGGGCTGGTGGTACCCGACGTCGAGCTCGACGACGTCGCAACCACCGCGAAGACCTTCCCCGGTTTCGAGCGGGTCTGGACGGAAGCGGTCACCAAGACCACGGTCGGCAGCCCCGGAGCGGGCGGCGCGGGAGCGGGCAGCTGA
- a CDS encoding alpha/beta family hydrolase — protein MTQLSARTLDIDTPSGPAHVVLTRRGDRGLFVVGHGAGGGIDAPDIVAVSSALVTQGWTVARVVQPYRVKGHRAPERSPRLDAAWLAVLDGLRKERKNRRLVVSGRSSGARVAVRTADEVQADGVVALAFPLHPPGKPEKSRAEEIGALEAPLLVVQGARDAFGTAAELPPGTNVVEVPGDHSLKQDTGAVAAAVVEWLDQL, from the coding sequence GTGACACAGCTGAGCGCCCGGACCCTCGACATCGATACGCCGAGCGGTCCCGCTCACGTCGTGCTGACCCGCCGCGGTGACCGGGGCCTGTTCGTCGTCGGCCACGGTGCGGGAGGTGGGATCGACGCGCCCGACATCGTCGCGGTCTCGTCCGCGCTGGTGACGCAAGGGTGGACGGTGGCGCGGGTCGTCCAGCCCTACCGCGTGAAGGGTCACCGGGCGCCGGAACGGTCACCGCGTCTCGACGCGGCCTGGCTCGCGGTGCTGGACGGCCTGCGCAAGGAACGCAAGAACCGGCGGCTCGTCGTCAGTGGCCGCAGCAGCGGAGCGCGCGTCGCAGTGCGAACCGCCGACGAGGTTCAGGCGGACGGCGTCGTCGCGCTTGCCTTCCCGCTGCACCCGCCGGGCAAGCCCGAGAAGTCCCGGGCCGAGGAGATCGGGGCGCTCGAGGCGCCGTTGCTCGTCGTGCAGGGCGCCCGAGACGCGTTCGGGACGGCCGCCGAGCTGCCGCCGGGAACCAACGTGGTCGAGGTGCCCGGTGACCATTCGCTCAAGCAGGACACAGGGGCAGTCGCGGCCGCCGTCGTCGAATGGCTTGACCAACTCTAG